Within the Tessaracoccus flavescens genome, the region TTCGAACTGCTCGCCCCCGACGAGGACCGACTCCGCGATCTCGCCGCCGTCACCGACCCGGAGCAGGCGCTGGAGGCCTACCTCGGCTACGTCGTCGAGCGGCTGCTCGCCAGACCGGCGCTGCCGCTCGCCCTGATCGAGCTGAGGCTCGAGGCCGCGCGGACGCCGTCGCTCGCGGCGCGGCTCGGCCCCTTCCTGCGGGCGGGCCTGGAGGCGGACGTCGACTTCCATGCGCAGAGGGGTCTGCCGGGAGGGCGCGAGACCGTGCTCGCCCTGCACCACCTCGTCAATGGTCTGGTGCTCGACCGGCTGACCGTCCCGCTCGAGCCAGACGCTGACCCGCTCGTCACCGCCGCCTCCATCGCGCGCAGCCTGGTCCGGGGCGCCGACGCCTGATCCCGGGCCTGCGCCCCAAGTCGGCGTGGACGTCCGGAACGCCGTATGATGCGAAGCGACTCCGGTTGCTCTCTCAGGCATCCGAGCGCCCTGCGCCCGGCGGCCCTGCGGTCGGGGACATCGCCCGTCGGCCACAGAAGGAGAAACCCCGTGTCCACCGACAGCGAGCTCGCGCCAGTCGCAGCCGTTGTGGTTCTCGCCGCCGGAGGCGGAACCCGCATGAAGTCCGCCAAGTCAAAGCTCCTCCACGAGGTCGCTGGCAAGCCGATGCTCAGCTTCGCCGTCAGCGCCGCTGCCGCGCTCGACCCGGAGCACCTCGTCGTGGTCGTCGGCCACCTGCGCGAACAGGTCGAGGCCCAGCTCGAACAGCTCTCTGCGGCGGTCACCACCGCCGTCCAGGACCAGCAGCTCGGTACCGGGCACGCCGTCGCCTGTGGCCTCGCCGGGCTCGGCCAGCTCGAGGGCGAGGTCGTGGTCACCTACGCAGACGTCCCGATGCTCACCGGCGACACCCTCCGCGACCTTGTCTCGACTCACCGCGGAAACCTCAACGCCGTGACCATCCTGACCGCGGAGGTCGAGGACCCGACCGGCTACGGCCGCATCGTCCGCGAGGGCGAGGCCGTGACCTCGATCGTCGAGCACAAGGACGCCAGCGATGCCCAGCTCGCGATCACCGAGATCAACTCCGGCATCTACGTCTTCGACGCGGCCACGCTGCGCGACGGGCTCGCCTCGCTGACCACCGACAACGCGCAGGGCGAGCAGTACCTCACCGACGTCGTCCACTTTGCGGCCCAGCGCTCCCAGCGCGTCGGCGCGCACGTGATCGACGACGTCTGGCAGACCGAGGGCGTCAACGACCGGGTCCAGCTCGCGCGGATGAACGCCGAGATGAACCGCCGCATCCGCGACGCCTGGATGCGCGAGGGCGTCACCATGATCGACCCGACCAGCACCTGGATCGACGTCGACGTGGATCTGGCGCAGGACGTCACCCTCCTGCCAGGCGTGATCCTGCAGGGCGCGACCACCATCGGTGAGGGCGCCACCATCGGCCCCGACACGACCCTGATGGACGTCGAGGTCGGCCCCCGCGCCGAGGTCACCCGCACGCACGGCTCGTTCGCCGTGGTCGGCGAGGAGGCGAGCGTCGGTCCGTTCTCCTACCTGCGTCCTGGAACCATCCTCGGCAAGGGCGGCAAGATCGGTGCCTTCGTCGAGACCAAGAACGCCACCATCGGTGACGGCGCGAAGGTGCCGCACCTGGCCTACTGCGGCGACGCGGTCGTCGATGACGGCGCCAACATCGGCGCAGGCACGATCTTCGCCAACTACGACGGCATCAAGAAGTCCACGACGCATGTGGGCAAGAACGCTTTCGTGGGCTCCAACTCTGTCCTCGTCGCTCCTGTCGACATCGGCCCCGGCGCGCTCGTCGCCGCAGGCTCGGCCATCACCGAGGACGTCCCCGCGGGCGCCCTCGGGGTGGCACGCGGTCGCCAGCGAAACGTCGAGGGATGGGTCAATGACCGTCGTCCCACCTCGAAACAGGCCGCAGCCGCGGCTGACAGCGATGGGGCGATCCACCCAGCAGTGCTCGAGTCCCGAAAGAAGAAGGCCTGACCTTGATGTCCCAGATCGCCAAGAATGACAAGCACCTGATGCTGTTCAGCGGGCGTGCCTATCCGGAGCTGGCGGAGGAGGTGGCGACGCTGATGGACCAGGACCTGGTCCCGACCCGCGCCCTCACCTACGCGAACTCCGAGATCTACGTCCGCTTCGAGGAGTCGGTGCGCGGCTGCGACGCCTTCGTCATTCAGTCGCACACGGCGCCGGTCAACGAATGGATCATGGAGCAGCTCATCATGGTGGACGCGCTCAAGCGCGCCTCTGCCAAGCGCATCACCGTGGTCGCCCCGTTCTACCCCTACGCGCGCCAGGACAAGAAGCACCTCGGTCGTGAGCCCATCTCGGCCCGGCTCGTCGCCGACCTGTACAAGGCAGCCGGGGCCGACCGGATCATGTCGGTCGACCTGCACGCCGCGCAGATCCAAGGCTTCTTCGACGGCCCCGTCGACCACCTCTGGGGCCTTCCCGTGCTCGCCGACTACGTCACGGACAAGTACGACGCCTCCGAGATGTGCATCGTCTCGCCCGACGCCGGCCGCGTGCGTCTCGCCGACATGTGGACCGACCGTCTCGGCTGCCCGCTCGCGATCATCCACAAGCGCCGCGACCCGAACAAGGCCAACACCGTGGCCGTGCACGAGGTCGTCGGCGACGTCGAGGGTAAGACCTGCCTGCTCGTCGACGACATGATCGACACCGCCGGCACGATCGCCCAGGCCGCAACGGCCCTGCGCGAGCGCGGCGCCAAGCGGGTCATCGCGGCGGCGACGCACGCGGTGTTCTCCGGCCCGGCGGCCGAGCGGCTCAACGGCACCGGCATGGACGAGATCATCGTCACCAACACGCTGCCGATCAGCAACCGTGACGAGATCAACAACCTCACGATCCTGTCGATCGCCCCGCTGATCGCGAAGGCGATCAACGCCGTCTTCCTCGACGGCTCCGTCACCTCCCTCTTCGGAGGCCAGGCCTGACGCCCACCTTCCCGCGATGACCGGGCTGGTTCAGGTGAAATCCTGGGCCAGCCCGGTCAGCTTTTTCATGGCCTCCTGCGGATCGGCGCCCCGACCGACGGCGAGGCCGACCAGGAAGGCCGACACCGGGGCCATCGGACAGTCCACTCTGCGGGCGATCACAGCGGTCAGCGTCAGCAGGTCGTCGACGGGGACCTCCTCTTGCGAGAGCCCGAGCGCCTCCGTGGCGGGTGCGATCCACGTGCCCAGAGCTCGCGGTCGTCGCGTGGCTGGTCCATGCTGCCTCCTGAGGTCGGCTCCCACTCAGGCACAGGGACGGGCCGCGTTCAGGCGGTGACGAGGACCGCGACGTTCAGCGCCACGACGGCGGCGACGACGAGCCAGGCGACCGCGGTCAGCAACGGCCCGCTGCGATACTCGCCCATCACCTTCCTGCTTGAGGTGAGCAACACCAGCGGCACGAGGGCGAACGCGATGCCGAAGCTCAACACGAGCTGCGACTGCACCAGCGCCTGGGTGGCGTGCAGGCCTGCGATCAGCACGACGACGGCGGGGACGAGCGTGATCAGGCGCCGCATCGTCGGGGTGATCCTCGGGGAGACGAGGTCGTGGATCATGCCTGCCCCCGCGTCGGTTCCGACGATGGCCGAGCCGAGGCCCGAGACGAGCAACCCGACGGCGAACACCGTCGCGGGCGCCGCACCGACCAGGGATCCGATCTGGGCGTAGGCACCCTCGATGGAGTCGATGGACGACCCGCGCAGCCCTGCGGCCGCGAACAGCAGCATCGACACGTTCACCGCGGCGGCGATGGTCAGCGCCACCGCGACGTCGATCCGCTGCACGCGCAGCAGCCGGGCGGTCGTCTCCGTCGATGCGGCGTGCCGATCCTTCGCGAGGGCCGAATGCAGGTAGATGGCGTGCGGCATCACGGTGGCGCCGAGCATCGCGGCGGCCAGTTGGACGGAGCCGGCGTCGGAGAAGCGTGGCACCAGCCCCGTCGCGACCCCCGCGGGATCGGGCGGTAGCCAGAAGAGGGTGGCGAGAAAGCCGACGGCGATCACGCCGAGCACCGCGGCCATGAGGATCTCGAAGAAGTGTTCGCCCTTGCGGCGCATGAAGTGCAGCGAGAGGATCGCGGCCATGCCGATCATGATGGCGCCGAGCCAGAGCGGCAGGCCGAACAACAGGTTCAGCGCGATCGCCCCGCCGACGACCTCCGCGAGGTCGGTCGCCATCGCGACGGCGACCGCCTGGGCGGCGTACCCGAACCGCCACAGCTTCGGGTGCCGCCGTTGATCGAGGCGTTGACGGATCAGGGCGGAGAGCGAACTGCCGCTCACCACCCCGAGCTTCGCCGAGAGATACTGCACCAGCATCGCCATCAGGCAGGCGAGGACGAGAGCCCAGACCAGGAGGTAGCCGTATTGCGCGCCTGCGCTCAGGTTCGCGGCGACGTTTCCCGGATCGACGTAGGCGAGCGCGGCCACGAAGGCCGGGCCGAGGAGCACCACCGTTCGCCGCTGCATGGGCACAGATCGTAGTGGGGCTGGTCGGCACTCAGGGTCAACCTCGTCCCAGGTGGGGGTGTCCGATCCGACCAGGGTGGCAGAAGTGGCCGCACAGCCTCGACGGTGAGCCGATCCGCTGTGCCTACCGCTGCGCCTAGGTTCGAGGCTGCAGGATCTTCGAAGAAAGGGACCTTCCCATGAGCCAGTCGACCAGCCAGCCCGCGTGTGGCACCCAGCACCTGACCAAGGTGTTCGAGACGGGTGAGACCCCGGTGGTGGCGGTCGACGACGTGTCCGTGACGATCGAGCGCGGCAGCTTCAGCGCCATCATGGGCCCCTCGGGCTCCGGCAAGTCGACGCTGATGCACTGCATGGCTGGGCTCGACCGGCCGAGCAGCGGTTCCGTCTTCATCGGAACCGACAACATCGCCCAGCTTCCGGAGAAGGTCGTCACCCGCGTCAGGCGCGACAAGGTGGGCTTCGTCTTCCAGTCGTTCAACCTGATGCCGACCCTCACCGCGGAGCAGAACATCCTGCTGCCGCTCGAACTGGCGGGCACGAAGGTCGACCGGCAGCTGTTCGACCAGGTGGTCGGCTCGCTCGGCATCGGCGACCGGCTCGGCCACCGTCCGAGCCAGCTTTCGGGCGGTCAGCAGCAGCGTGTGGCCGTGGCTCGCGCCCTCGTCACCCGTCCCGAGGTGATCTTCGCGGACGAGCCGACCGGCGCCCTCGACCAGCGCACTGGCACCGCACTGCTGGAGTATCTGCAGTTCTGCTCGCGCGAGCAGGGCCAGACCATCATCATGGTCACCCACGACGCGAAGGCCGCCGCCTACGCCGATCGGGCCCTGATGCTGCTCGACGGCCGCATCGTCGACGACATCGCCCACCCGACCGCCGAGTCGGTGCTCGCCTTCCTCGGATCGGTGGCCGCCTGATGTGGCGCCAGGCCATCAGTGAGCTGAGACTCCACCCGAGCCGCTTCATCGCGACGCTGATCGCGATCGCCATCAGCGTCGGCTTCATCTCCGCGATCTCGGTGTTCGTGAACTCGCAGCAGACCGCGCTCGGCAATCAGGGATCGCTCGACATCGTCAAGGCCGACATCGTGGTGGACGGGACGCCGGAGTCCGCGAAGGTCATCGCGGCGACCGAGGGCGTCGAGGACGTCGTGGCACGGTCCTACCCGGGCGTCGCGTTCCTTTCCAAGGGCGAGCGCTCGATCAACGCGTCGCTGTACGAGGTTCCGCCGCAGTGGCTGCGCTGGTCCGAGATCGTCGAGGGGCGGATGCCCGAGAAGTCGAACGAGGTGGCTATCTCCAGGGACGGCCTCGAGAGTCTCGGCGCGAAGGTGGGCGACACCCTCTCCGTCGAGATGGCCGACTCCGACCTCACGGTGGTGGGCGCGACGGACGACCCCGGCTCGCTGTTCTCCCAGATCGGGTACCGGGCGCCAGACCCGGCCTCGGAGACCCCGCCCGACGACGAGTTCGGCCCCGTCTACGTGTCGTACGCGGTCAAGGTCTCCGACCCGGGCTCGATCGACGCGACGGTCGACGCGCTCGCGAAGGCTCTTCCGAAGGACGACGCGGTCGCCAGCGCCGAGCAGGTCCGCGTCGACCAGCTCAACCAGATGACGGCCGAGTTCGACGTCTTCAAGAACCTGCTGCAGGCCTTCGCCGCCATCGCGTTGCTCGTCGGGGCGATCACGATCGCGAACACCTTCACCATCCTCGTCGCCCAGCGGAGGCGCCAGATCGCGCTGCTGCGCGCCGTCGGCGCCTCTCCCGGTCAGGTGATGGGGCGCCTCGTGGTGGAGTCCTTCCTGCTCGGCGCGATCGGCTCGCTGATCGGCATCGGGGTCGGCTTCCTCGTCGCGTGGCTCGGGGGGATGGTGACCGGGTCGAACTTCTGGGGCCTCACCGTGCGTCCGCTCGAGTTGGTCGTCGCCTGGGGTGCGGGCGTCCTCGCCACGATGGTGGCCGCCATCGCACCGTCGGTCGCGGCGACCCGGGTCAAGCCGCTCGAGGCGCTGCAGAGCGTCCCGACCGAGGCACAGGCCAAGCGGGCCGGGATCGTCCGCGTCATCGTGTGTGCCTTCTTCGCCGTGATCGGCAT harbors:
- a CDS encoding TetR/AcrR family transcriptional regulator translates to MVANPRRREQVAEAAVELLGSGGGRELTHRAVDRVAGLPLGTCANYFPSRVALMEGIAERCFELLAPDEDRLRDLAAVTDPEQALEAYLGYVVERLLARPALPLALIELRLEAARTPSLAARLGPFLRAGLEADVDFHAQRGLPGGRETVLALHHLVNGLVLDRLTVPLEPDADPLVTAASIARSLVRGADA
- the glmU gene encoding bifunctional UDP-N-acetylglucosamine diphosphorylase/glucosamine-1-phosphate N-acetyltransferase GlmU — encoded protein: MKSAKSKLLHEVAGKPMLSFAVSAAAALDPEHLVVVVGHLREQVEAQLEQLSAAVTTAVQDQQLGTGHAVACGLAGLGQLEGEVVVTYADVPMLTGDTLRDLVSTHRGNLNAVTILTAEVEDPTGYGRIVREGEAVTSIVEHKDASDAQLAITEINSGIYVFDAATLRDGLASLTTDNAQGEQYLTDVVHFAAQRSQRVGAHVIDDVWQTEGVNDRVQLARMNAEMNRRIRDAWMREGVTMIDPTSTWIDVDVDLAQDVTLLPGVILQGATTIGEGATIGPDTTLMDVEVGPRAEVTRTHGSFAVVGEEASVGPFSYLRPGTILGKGGKIGAFVETKNATIGDGAKVPHLAYCGDAVVDDGANIGAGTIFANYDGIKKSTTHVGKNAFVGSNSVLVAPVDIGPGALVAAGSAITEDVPAGALGVARGRQRNVEGWVNDRRPTSKQAAAAADSDGAIHPAVLESRKKKA
- a CDS encoding ribose-phosphate diphosphokinase encodes the protein MLFSGRAYPELAEEVATLMDQDLVPTRALTYANSEIYVRFEESVRGCDAFVIQSHTAPVNEWIMEQLIMVDALKRASAKRITVVAPFYPYARQDKKHLGREPISARLVADLYKAAGADRIMSVDLHAAQIQGFFDGPVDHLWGLPVLADYVTDKYDASEMCIVSPDAGRVRLADMWTDRLGCPLAIIHKRRDPNKANTVAVHEVVGDVEGKTCLLVDDMIDTAGTIAQAATALRERGAKRVIAAATHAVFSGPAAERLNGTGMDEIIVTNTLPISNRDEINNLTILSIAPLIAKAINAVFLDGSVTSLFGGQA
- a CDS encoding DUF6457 domain-containing protein — its product is MGADLRRQHGPATRRPRALGTWIAPATEALGLSQEEVPVDDLLTLTAVIARRVDCPMAPVSAFLVGLAVGRGADPQEAMKKLTGLAQDFT
- a CDS encoding Nramp family divalent metal transporter, which translates into the protein MQRRTVVLLGPAFVAALAYVDPGNVAANLSAGAQYGYLLVWALVLACLMAMLVQYLSAKLGVVSGSSLSALIRQRLDQRRHPKLWRFGYAAQAVAVAMATDLAEVVGGAIALNLLFGLPLWLGAIMIGMAAILSLHFMRRKGEHFFEILMAAVLGVIAVGFLATLFWLPPDPAGVATGLVPRFSDAGSVQLAAAMLGATVMPHAIYLHSALAKDRHAASTETTARLLRVQRIDVAVALTIAAAVNVSMLLFAAAGLRGSSIDSIEGAYAQIGSLVGAAPATVFAVGLLVSGLGSAIVGTDAGAGMIHDLVSPRITPTMRRLITLVPAVVVLIAGLHATQALVQSQLVLSFGIAFALVPLVLLTSSRKVMGEYRSGPLLTAVAWLVVAAVVALNVAVLVTA